In the Caballeronia sp. M1242 genome, GCGGGATCGATCTGCACTCGCATATCGGCGGCGGCAAGACCAATCTCTCGCGACTGCTCTTGCCGGAGGATCATCGCGACGATCCGCGCGCCGTGCCGAACAGGCCCGACGAAGGCCGCTACATGCGTCTGCCTTCCTGCGGCACATGCGCGCCGGGCACGCTCGCCACCGGATATCGTTACGCGGAAATGGGCTATACGGCTGCATTCGAGCCCGCGATGATCGCCTCGAACGCGCGTCATACTCACCTCGAAATGGGCGATACGCCGATAATCGATCACGGCGCCTATGTGATGATGGGCAACGACGAACTGTTCCTGCAGATGCTGGCGGCGCGCGAAGACTACAAACGCATGCGCGATTACGTCGGCTGGACCATCAACGCGAGCAAGGCGCTCGGCGTCAAAGTAGTGAACCCCGGCGGCATATCCGCTTTCAAGTTCAATCAGCGTTCGCTGGATCTCGACGAAGCACACGTGCATTACGGCATCACCCCGCGTGACGTGCTGAAGACACTCACGCGCGCGCTCACCGACTTGCGCGTGCCGCATCCGTTGCATGTGCACGCGAGCAATCTCGGCGTGCCCGGCAACGTCGATTCGACCATCGCGACGATGGATGCGGCAGAAGGCCTGCCCGTGCATCTCACGCACATCCAGTTCCACAGCTACGGCACCGAAGGGCCGCGCAAGTTTTCATCCGGCGCGCGCGCCATTGCTGAAGCGGTCAACGCGCGTCCCAATGTGACGATCGATGTCGGACAGATCATATTCGGTCAGACCGTCACCGCTTCCGGCGACACGATGATGCAGTTCCGCAATGCGCCGCTCGCTCGACCGCGTAAATGGATACTCGGCGATATCGAATGCGATGGCGGCTGTGGCGTGCTGCCCTTCCGGTATCGCGAGCAGAGCTTCGTGAACGCGCTGCAATGGATCATCGGGCTGGAAATCTTTCTGCTCGTGGACGATCCGTGGCGCGTATCAATGACGACCGATCATCCGAACGGCGGTCCGTTCACGAGTTACCCGCATCTCATTCGGCTTCTAATGGACAAGTCCTTTCGCGACGAGCAACTCGACAAGCTGCACGCCGATGCGAAGACCGCGACCGCGCTCGGTGAACTCACTCGCGAGTTCTCGCTCTACGAGATCGCCATCATCACGCGCGCCGGACCCGCGCGGTTGCTCGGGCTGATGGATCGCGGGCATCTCGGAGTCGGCGCAGCAGCGGACATTGCCGTTTATCGCGAGGATGCGGACCGCGAGCGCATGTTCACGTCACCCGCCTATGTTTTTAAGGATGGCGAATTAATCGCGCGCGATGGCACACTTTTGAACGTACCGACAGGCGGCATCCACTACGTGCAGCCGGACTATGACCGTTCCATCGAAGCGCGCGTGCGCGCTTTCACCGAAGCCAACCTTGCGGCGCGCTTCGAGAATGCAGCCATCAGCGACGACGAGATCTGCGCATGCTGCAACGGCGGCCGGCTGTTGCCGGTCGCGTGCTTCGCCACGCGCGGGAACGCACAACCATGACCGCCATGCACATCAACGACACGGAGATCGACGACACCTTCGCCGAAGCGTTCCCGATGAAGGCGACGCGCCTCGTCATTACCGCGCATACGCCGACATGGGCGCGTCACGCCGCCAATTCGCTGACGGGCTTTGCGACATCCGTGATCGATTGCGGATGCGAAGCGGGCATAGAACGCGATCTCACAGCCGATGAAACGCCCGATGGCAGGCCGGGCATCTCGGTGCTGATCTTTGCCGTGTCGTCGAAAGAACTGGCGAAGCAAGTCGCGCGGCGCGTCGGGCAATGCGTGCTCACGTGCCCGACCACGGCAGTCTATGGCGGCATCGATCCGGCAACGAGCCGCGCGCCGCTCTCCGACAACGCACCGCTCGGCGCGGGACTGCGCTTCTTCGGCGACGGCTTTCAGATATCGAAAGTGCTCGGCGCGACGCGCTACTGGCGCGTGCCCGTGATGGACGGCGAATTCGTCTGCGAGGAATTTACGGCTACCGTGAAGGCCGTGGGCGGCGGCAATCTGCTGTTCCTGGCGCGCGATCTCGACAGCGCATTGCACGCCGCCGAAGCCGCCGTTGCCGCCATGCACGCGCTGCCGGACATCATCACGCCGTTTCCGGGCGGCGTCGTGCGCTCCGGCTCCAAGATCGGCTCGAAATACGCGGGCGCGACCGCCTCCACGAACGATGCGTTCTGCCCCACGCTCGTCGGCTTGTCGAGGAAGAGCGAGCTCACGCCCGAGGTCGCATGCGTGCTCGAAATCGTGATCGACGGTCTGACCGATGCGGATGTGCGCGCCGCGATGACTGCCGGCATCGCGGCCGCGACTGCCATCGGGCGAGCGGGCGGCATGCTGCGCATATCGGCGGGCAATTACGGCGGCAAGCTCGGGCCGTATCACTTCAAGCTGCATGAACTCGCAGCCGGCATCGATGGGAGCCATGCATGAGCGCCATCACACTTCGTGTAAAAAGTGCGCCAGGCTTTCGCGTCGATGCGTCGAAGTTACTTCCTTGCGCACTCGGTCGCTTGGAAGATAGCGAAGTCGCGGGATTCATATTGCAAGGGCACGGCGAACAGTGCGCGATAGCCGATCTGTTCGACATCA is a window encoding:
- a CDS encoding formylmethanofuran dehydrogenase subunit A; translated protein: MSTARLRGGTVYDPTNGINGEQRDITIRDGRIVDGLNSHDIPPERDFDASGMVIMAGGIDLHSHIGGGKTNLSRLLLPEDHRDDPRAVPNRPDEGRYMRLPSCGTCAPGTLATGYRYAEMGYTAAFEPAMIASNARHTHLEMGDTPIIDHGAYVMMGNDELFLQMLAAREDYKRMRDYVGWTINASKALGVKVVNPGGISAFKFNQRSLDLDEAHVHYGITPRDVLKTLTRALTDLRVPHPLHVHASNLGVPGNVDSTIATMDAAEGLPVHLTHIQFHSYGTEGPRKFSSGARAIAEAVNARPNVTIDVGQIIFGQTVTASGDTMMQFRNAPLARPRKWILGDIECDGGCGVLPFRYREQSFVNALQWIIGLEIFLLVDDPWRVSMTTDHPNGGPFTSYPHLIRLLMDKSFRDEQLDKLHADAKTATALGELTREFSLYEIAIITRAGPARLLGLMDRGHLGVGAAADIAVYREDADRERMFTSPAYVFKDGELIARDGTLLNVPTGGIHYVQPDYDRSIEARVRAFTEANLAARFENAAISDDEICACCNGGRLLPVACFATRGNAQP
- the fhcD gene encoding formylmethanofuran--tetrahydromethanopterin N-formyltransferase, with the translated sequence MHINDTEIDDTFAEAFPMKATRLVITAHTPTWARHAANSLTGFATSVIDCGCEAGIERDLTADETPDGRPGISVLIFAVSSKELAKQVARRVGQCVLTCPTTAVYGGIDPATSRAPLSDNAPLGAGLRFFGDGFQISKVLGATRYWRVPVMDGEFVCEEFTATVKAVGGGNLLFLARDLDSALHAAEAAVAAMHALPDIITPFPGGVVRSGSKIGSKYAGATASTNDAFCPTLVGLSRKSELTPEVACVLEIVIDGLTDADVRAAMTAGIAAATAIGRAGGMLRISAGNYGGKLGPYHFKLHELAAGIDGSHA